One segment of Streptomyces sp. NBC_01463 DNA contains the following:
- a CDS encoding polysaccharide pyruvyl transferase family protein: MTHSSEVPLRVGVFGLLGSGNLGNDASLEAVLGFLRAQHPEAVVDALCGGAEAVTGRYGIPATRLHWYRGEYRTASRAGRIAAKGLGKFVDVFRTAAWVRRHDVVIVPGMGVLETTLPLRPWGFPYALFLLCASGRLFGTPVGLVGVGASAIGDRPTRTLMRWSARLAAYRSFRDAPSRDAMRAMGVDTARDEVHPDLVFALPAPPAGAAPAGPPGTVCVGVMAFHGSNEDRARAGEIHRRYLDGTTRFVRALAEDGRPVRLLIGDACDEPVVAAILAAVDSPLVTVAAAASPADVMRETAAADAVVATRFHNLVCALKAGTPTLALSYAAKSDTLMSRMGLAPYCHPAREVDAERLLTQFRELERRSPELRRILAERNLAMTRLLDQQFTTLTTALFPADGRAHSLQETS, from the coding sequence ATGACGCACTCGTCGGAAGTTCCCTTACGCGTCGGGGTGTTCGGCCTCCTCGGCTCCGGCAACCTCGGCAACGACGCCTCGCTGGAGGCTGTGCTCGGATTTCTCCGCGCCCAGCACCCGGAGGCGGTCGTGGACGCGCTGTGCGGAGGCGCCGAGGCCGTCACCGGCCGGTACGGCATCCCCGCGACGCGGCTGCACTGGTACCGCGGGGAGTACCGGACCGCCTCGCGTGCGGGCAGGATCGCGGCGAAGGGTCTGGGCAAGTTCGTCGACGTCTTCCGCACCGCCGCCTGGGTGCGCCGGCACGACGTGGTGATCGTGCCGGGCATGGGCGTCCTGGAGACCACGCTGCCGCTGCGGCCGTGGGGGTTCCCGTACGCGCTGTTCCTTCTCTGCGCGAGCGGGCGGCTGTTCGGCACCCCGGTCGGGCTCGTCGGTGTCGGTGCCTCGGCGATCGGCGACCGGCCGACCCGGACGCTGATGCGCTGGTCGGCGCGGCTGGCCGCCTACCGGTCCTTCCGGGACGCGCCCTCACGCGACGCGATGCGGGCGATGGGTGTGGACACGGCTCGCGACGAGGTCCACCCGGACCTCGTGTTCGCCCTGCCCGCGCCACCGGCCGGCGCCGCGCCCGCCGGTCCTCCCGGCACGGTCTGTGTCGGTGTCATGGCCTTCCACGGCAGCAACGAGGACCGCGCCAGGGCCGGGGAGATCCACCGGCGCTACCTCGACGGCACGACCCGCTTCGTCCGCGCACTGGCCGAGGACGGCAGGCCCGTCCGGCTGCTCATCGGTGACGCGTGCGACGAACCGGTGGTCGCGGCCATCCTGGCCGCGGTGGACTCGCCGCTGGTCACCGTCGCCGCGGCGGCCTCGCCCGCCGACGTGATGCGGGAGACGGCGGCCGCCGACGCCGTGGTGGCGACCCGGTTCCACAACCTGGTCTGCGCCCTGAAGGCCGGCACGCCGACGCTCGCGCTCAGCTATGCGGCGAAGAGCGACACGCTCATGTCCCGCATGGGGCTCGCCCCGTACTGCCACCCGGCCCGGGAGGTCGACGCCGAACGGCTGCTCACGCAGTTCCGGGAGCTGGAGCGGCGCTCCCCCGAGCTGCGGCGGATCCTCGCCGAGCGGAACCTCGCCATGACCCGGCTCCTCGACCAGCAGTTCACCACCCTGACGACGGCCCTGTTCCCGGCCGACGGCCGCGCCCACTCCCTCCAGGAGACCTCATGA
- a CDS encoding dTDP-4-dehydrorhamnose 3,5-epimerase has product MKATPVPEIAGAYLFEPTPHTDERGFFCRTFDADVVRSVGLDPHAFVQDSLSRSVRGVVRGLHLRSGAGEAKLVRCSYGRIFDVVVDLRADSPTYLGRGYFELSDAAQTTLYVPAGCAHGFQALTGTADVSYRIDRPHDPAQDVTIAFDDPELAVDWPLPAGSTSRRDREAPGLTEVLKHLGEVNSA; this is encoded by the coding sequence ATGAAGGCGACTCCGGTACCGGAGATCGCCGGCGCCTATCTGTTCGAGCCGACGCCGCACACCGACGAGCGCGGCTTCTTCTGCCGCACCTTCGACGCCGACGTGGTCCGCTCGGTGGGACTGGACCCGCACGCCTTCGTCCAGGACAGCCTGTCCCGCTCGGTGCGGGGCGTGGTGCGCGGACTGCACCTGCGTTCCGGTGCGGGCGAGGCGAAGCTGGTGCGGTGTTCGTACGGGCGGATCTTCGACGTGGTCGTGGACCTGCGGGCGGACTCGCCGACGTACCTGGGCCGGGGCTACTTCGAGCTGTCCGACGCGGCGCAGACGACCCTGTACGTTCCGGCGGGGTGCGCGCACGGCTTCCAGGCGCTGACCGGGACCGCCGACGTCTCGTACCGGATCGACCGCCCGCACGATCCGGCCCAGGACGTGACGATCGCCTTCGACGATCCGGAGCTCGCCGTCGACTGGCCGCTGCCGGCCGGCTCGACATCCCGGCGCGACCGGGAGGCACCGGGCCTCACCGAAGTACTGAAGCACCTAGGGGAGGTGAACTCCGCGTGA
- a CDS encoding glutamate-1-semialdehyde 2,1-aminomutase, which translates to MTTEEFRFRRSRIANERLHAMIPGGAHTYAKGDDQYPENLAPVISHGRGAHVWDVDGNRYVEYGSGLRSVSLGHAHPRVIEAVRREIDRGSNFVRPSIVEAEAAERFLATVPTAEMVKFAKNGSDATTAAVRLARAATGRPRVAVCADHPFFSVDDWFIGTTPMSAGVPAATNELTVAFPYGDLAATEELLTRYGNEVACLILEPATHADPPPGYLAGLRELADRHGCVLVFDEMITGLRWSEAGAQGLYGVVPDLSTFGKALGNGFAVSALAGRRALMELGGLRHSGERVFLLSTTHGAETHSLAAATAVLTTYTEEGITARLHSLGERLAAGVRDAAATMGVGDHVVVRGRASNLVFATLDANGQPSQEYRTLFLRQLIEGGVLAPSFVVSSALTDADIERTVDVVAQACAVYRKALDADDPVPWLDGRPVKPVFRRLA; encoded by the coding sequence GTGACCACCGAGGAGTTCCGGTTCCGCCGGTCGCGGATCGCGAACGAGCGGCTGCACGCCATGATCCCCGGGGGCGCGCACACGTATGCCAAGGGGGACGACCAGTACCCCGAGAACCTGGCGCCGGTCATCAGCCACGGCCGCGGCGCCCATGTGTGGGACGTCGACGGCAACCGCTATGTGGAGTACGGCTCGGGCCTGCGCTCCGTCAGCCTGGGCCACGCCCACCCCCGCGTCATCGAGGCGGTACGGCGGGAAATCGACCGCGGCAGCAACTTCGTCCGGCCGTCCATCGTGGAGGCCGAGGCCGCGGAACGCTTCCTGGCCACGGTCCCGACCGCGGAGATGGTGAAGTTCGCGAAGAACGGCTCCGACGCCACCACCGCCGCCGTACGCCTCGCCCGCGCCGCCACCGGGCGGCCGCGGGTGGCCGTCTGCGCCGACCATCCGTTCTTCTCCGTCGACGACTGGTTCATCGGCACGACGCCGATGTCCGCCGGTGTTCCGGCGGCGACCAACGAGCTCACCGTGGCGTTCCCCTACGGGGACCTGGCCGCCACCGAGGAGCTGCTCACCCGGTACGGGAACGAGGTCGCCTGCCTGATCCTGGAACCCGCCACCCACGCCGATCCCCCGCCCGGCTATCTCGCGGGCCTGCGCGAACTGGCCGACCGGCACGGCTGCGTACTGGTCTTCGACGAGATGATCACCGGCCTGCGCTGGTCCGAGGCGGGCGCCCAGGGCCTGTACGGCGTCGTCCCCGACCTCTCCACCTTCGGCAAGGCGCTGGGCAACGGATTCGCCGTCTCCGCCCTGGCCGGGCGGCGTGCGCTGATGGAGCTGGGCGGGCTGCGCCACTCCGGCGAGCGGGTCTTCCTGCTGTCCACGACACACGGTGCCGAGACGCACTCCCTGGCGGCCGCGACGGCCGTGCTCACCACCTACACCGAGGAGGGCATCACCGCGCGGCTGCACAGCCTCGGTGAGCGGTTGGCCGCGGGTGTCCGTGACGCCGCGGCCACCATGGGCGTGGGGGACCACGTCGTCGTCCGGGGCCGGGCCAGCAACCTGGTCTTCGCCACGCTCGACGCGAACGGTCAGCCGTCGCAGGAGTACCGCACCCTGTTTCTGCGCCAGCTCATCGAAGGCGGGGTGCTGGCGCCGTCGTTCGTGGTGAGCAGCGCGCTCACCGACGCCGACATCGAGCGAACCGTCGATGTGGTGGCCCAGGCCTGCGCGGTGTACCGCAAGGCGCTCGACGCCGACGACCCCGTTCCGTGGCTGGACGGGCGACCGGTGAAACCCGTGTTCCGTCGCTTGGCCTGA
- a CDS encoding phosphatase PAP2 family protein: MTGGGPGRVLLPPGLRAGLGAVSVLAAVTVVVLGCLYAGDSGPGPADARILAVVDGVRPPWRHVADAIDLLGEPVGAVLLLAAVMTGLLLSHRPRAAVLVAAGPGLAVVTTRLLKPLVGRTIHGGNLAYPSGHTSFLTALALVSALIVVGRPGAGRTAGTLIVLGAGLAAGAAMGWAEVALGSHYPTDALGGCGTALAVVPAAAWLTDRTADSLRKKSR, from the coding sequence ATGACCGGCGGCGGTCCGGGGCGCGTGCTGCTGCCCCCGGGACTGCGTGCGGGGCTCGGTGCCGTCTCCGTCCTCGCCGCGGTGACGGTCGTCGTGCTCGGCTGCCTGTACGCGGGCGACAGCGGACCAGGACCGGCGGACGCGCGGATCCTGGCCGTCGTCGACGGTGTGCGACCGCCGTGGCGCCATGTCGCCGACGCCATCGACCTCCTGGGCGAGCCGGTGGGAGCGGTGCTCCTGCTCGCCGCCGTCATGACCGGCCTCCTGCTGTCGCACCGCCCTCGTGCGGCGGTGCTCGTCGCGGCCGGTCCCGGCCTCGCCGTGGTGACGACGAGGCTACTCAAGCCCCTGGTGGGACGCACCATCCACGGCGGCAACCTGGCCTACCCGAGCGGCCACACCTCCTTCCTCACCGCGCTTGCCCTCGTGTCGGCACTGATCGTGGTCGGCCGGCCCGGTGCGGGCAGGACGGCCGGCACCCTGATCGTGCTCGGCGCGGGGCTCGCGGCCGGCGCCGCCATGGGCTGGGCGGAGGTCGCCCTGGGCTCGCACTACCCGACCGACGCCCTCGGCGGCTGCGGCACCGCACTGGCCGTCGTGCCGGCGGCCGCGTGGCTGACCGACCGCACGGCCGACTCCCTCCGGAAGAAGTCCCGCTGA
- a CDS encoding diiron oxygenase codes for MASSTVPPKNQDRPAEQEVARRLLDSAAKLSYDPATEVDWDTPLDTGHHGASPEWSTLYNTAYWQELTEDQRMALTRQEAASVASTGIWFEMILQQMILRDMYAKDPTDPRFQWALTEVADECRHSIMFARGAAKLGAPAYRPHRMVIELGRAFKTLAFGEAAYAAILVAEEVLDVMQRDWMRDERVAPFVRTINNIHVVEESRHMKFARDETRKHLRTAGPLRRQINSLVVAIASYYIVTSMVNRDVYANAGLDSDRARAEARTNEHHKSLMRASCSGLMEFLASARLLTRPALFFYKRANLI; via the coding sequence ATGGCAAGCAGCACCGTTCCGCCGAAGAATCAGGACCGGCCGGCCGAGCAGGAAGTCGCCCGGCGCCTGCTCGACTCGGCCGCGAAGCTGTCGTACGACCCGGCCACCGAGGTGGACTGGGACACTCCGCTGGACACCGGCCACCACGGCGCCAGCCCGGAGTGGAGCACGCTCTACAACACCGCGTACTGGCAGGAGTTGACGGAGGATCAGCGGATGGCGCTGACGCGCCAGGAAGCCGCGTCCGTCGCCAGCACCGGCATCTGGTTCGAGATGATCCTCCAGCAGATGATCCTGCGCGACATGTACGCCAAGGACCCGACCGACCCGCGGTTCCAGTGGGCGCTCACCGAGGTCGCCGACGAGTGCCGGCACTCCATCATGTTCGCCCGCGGCGCCGCGAAACTGGGTGCCCCGGCCTACCGGCCGCACCGGATGGTGATCGAGCTGGGCCGCGCCTTCAAGACACTCGCCTTCGGCGAGGCCGCCTACGCGGCGATCCTCGTCGCGGAGGAGGTGCTCGACGTGATGCAGCGGGACTGGATGCGGGACGAGCGGGTCGCGCCCTTCGTCCGGACGATCAACAACATCCATGTGGTGGAGGAGTCGCGGCACATGAAGTTCGCCCGCGACGAGACCCGCAAGCACCTGCGCACCGCCGGCCCGCTGCGCCGGCAGATCAACTCGCTGGTGGTCGCCATCGCCTCGTACTACATCGTCACCAGCATGGTGAACCGGGACGTCTACGCGAACGCGGGGCTCGACAGCGACCGCGCACGCGCCGAGGCCCGGACCAACGAGCACCACAAGTCCCTGATGCGGGCCAGCTGTTCGGGCCTGATGGAGTTCCTGGCCTCGGCCCGGCTCCTGACCCGTCCGGCCCTGTTCTTCTACAAGCGCGCCAACCTGATCTGA
- a CDS encoding FAD-dependent oxidoreductase — MTYAITQTCCSDATCVAVCPVNCIHPTPEEQAFGSTEMLYVDPATCIDCGACADACPVDAVVPVDSLSAAQKEYAGINAAYYADRAPEPVAGPVFHAWGAPSYPRSLPHDFAPIRVAVVGTGPAGMYAAEDLLLHTNAEVTLVDRLPVAGGLVRYGVAPDHPATKGAGEVFARFHAHPRVRMHLGVEVGKDVTAEELAAHHDAVIYAVGASADRRLGIPGEDLPGSIPATSFVSWYNAHPEVPPEAVGLSAERVVVTGNGNVALDVARILVTDPAALAGTDIAGHALAALRESGVREVVLLGRRGPEDTACTASELLALTHLPGVELMVDDQDPRTGAAIDGAAPGSAAALLRGLPRVTADWSQPPPAGRRIVFRFHSSPVEVLGRDGVEAVRVTGAAGEEEIPAGLFLRAIGYRGRPVPGLPFDETAGTVPHEGGRVTGMPGTYVVGWIKRGPSGGIGANRTCAAETVGTLLADAVAGALPSPAYPAKAFGRLARRRVRQVVDARGLAAIDRAERSRGAEHGRPRVKFDTLPALVAAARTHRLRSPR; from the coding sequence ATGACCTACGCCATCACCCAGACCTGCTGCAGCGACGCCACCTGTGTCGCCGTGTGCCCCGTCAACTGCATCCACCCGACGCCGGAGGAACAGGCCTTCGGCAGTACGGAGATGCTCTACGTCGACCCGGCGACCTGCATCGACTGCGGGGCCTGCGCGGACGCCTGCCCGGTCGACGCGGTCGTCCCGGTGGACAGCCTGTCCGCGGCGCAGAAGGAGTACGCCGGCATCAACGCGGCGTACTACGCGGACCGCGCACCGGAGCCGGTGGCCGGACCGGTCTTCCACGCCTGGGGCGCACCCTCGTACCCGCGCAGCCTGCCGCACGACTTCGCACCGATCCGGGTCGCGGTGGTCGGCACCGGCCCCGCCGGGATGTACGCGGCCGAGGACCTGCTGCTGCACACCAACGCGGAGGTGACGCTGGTCGACCGGCTGCCGGTGGCGGGCGGCCTCGTCCGGTACGGCGTGGCGCCCGACCATCCCGCGACGAAGGGGGCGGGCGAGGTCTTCGCGCGGTTCCACGCCCACCCCCGGGTGCGGATGCACCTCGGCGTCGAGGTGGGCAAGGACGTCACCGCCGAGGAACTCGCCGCCCATCACGACGCGGTGATCTACGCGGTCGGCGCGTCCGCCGACCGCCGGCTCGGCATCCCGGGCGAGGATCTGCCCGGCAGCATCCCGGCCACCTCGTTCGTGTCCTGGTACAACGCCCATCCGGAAGTCCCGCCGGAGGCCGTCGGCCTGTCCGCGGAGCGGGTGGTCGTCACCGGCAACGGCAACGTCGCGCTGGACGTGGCCCGCATCCTCGTCACGGACCCCGCCGCGCTCGCGGGTACCGACATCGCCGGCCACGCGCTCGCGGCCCTGCGGGAGTCCGGGGTGCGCGAGGTCGTCCTGCTCGGGCGGCGCGGCCCCGAGGACACGGCCTGCACCGCATCCGAACTGCTCGCCCTCACCCATCTGCCGGGCGTGGAGCTGATGGTCGACGACCAGGACCCGCGGACCGGTGCGGCGATCGACGGCGCGGCACCGGGCAGCGCGGCCGCGCTGCTGCGCGGGCTGCCGCGGGTGACGGCCGACTGGTCGCAGCCGCCTCCGGCGGGGCGGCGCATCGTGTTCCGTTTCCACTCCTCGCCGGTGGAGGTGCTCGGCCGGGACGGCGTCGAGGCGGTGCGGGTGACGGGCGCGGCGGGAGAGGAGGAGATCCCCGCGGGGCTGTTCCTGCGGGCGATCGGCTACCGGGGCCGGCCCGTTCCCGGGCTGCCGTTCGACGAGACGGCCGGCACCGTGCCGCACGAGGGCGGCCGGGTGACGGGCATGCCCGGCACCTATGTCGTCGGCTGGATCAAGCGCGGCCCGTCGGGCGGCATCGGGGCCAACCGCACCTGCGCCGCCGAGACGGTCGGCACCCTGCTGGCGGACGCCGTCGCGGGTGCGCTGCCCTCCCCCGCGTACCCGGCGAAGGCGTTCGGGCGGCTCGCGCGCCGCCGGGTCCGTCAGGTCGTCGACGCCCGTGGCCTCGCCGCCATCGACCGCGCCGAGCGGTCCCGGGGCGCCGAACACGGGCGCCCGCGGGTCAAGTTCGACACGCTCCCCGCACTGGTCGCGGCGGCACGGACCCACCGGCTGCGCTCGCCGCGCTGA
- a CDS encoding DoxX family membrane protein yields the protein MGSVNRRDLGLLLLRAGTGAVLAAHGSQKLLGWFGGGGIEGTTAGMEAMGFHPPRHSAVAAGLGEAGGGVLLALGLATPAAGAAAAGAMAGAVAVHAPAGFFAQGGGYEYPAFLGFTAAAIGLTGPGRYSVDHATRHAFDQPWMVALAFVGSAAAAAAVVGKRAKGQSAQPEEE from the coding sequence ATGGGCAGCGTCAACCGTCGCGACCTCGGTCTGCTTCTCCTGCGCGCCGGCACCGGCGCGGTGCTCGCCGCGCACGGCAGCCAGAAACTCCTCGGCTGGTTCGGCGGGGGAGGCATCGAGGGCACCACGGCCGGGATGGAGGCCATGGGCTTCCATCCGCCCAGGCACAGCGCCGTCGCGGCCGGTCTGGGTGAGGCGGGCGGCGGCGTCCTGCTGGCGCTGGGCCTGGCCACCCCGGCGGCCGGAGCGGCCGCGGCGGGCGCCATGGCGGGAGCCGTCGCCGTCCACGCCCCCGCGGGATTCTTCGCACAGGGCGGTGGCTACGAGTACCCGGCCTTCCTCGGATTCACCGCTGCCGCGATCGGGCTGACCGGACCCGGCCGCTACTCCGTCGACCACGCCACCCGGCACGCGTTCGACCAGCCCTGGATGGTCGCCCTGGCCTTCGTGGGCAGTGCCGCGGCGGCGGCCGCCGTCGTCGGCAAGCGCGCCAAGGGGCAGAGCGCGCAGCCGGAAGAGGAGTGA
- a CDS encoding NADPH-dependent 2,4-dienoyl-CoA reductase, with amino-acid sequence MSPYPHLLSPLDLGFTTLPNRVLMGSMHIGLEEVENGFERMAAFYAARARGGVGLMVTGGIAPNDAGCTFPGGAKMTTEAEAAQHARVTSAVHEAGGRIAMQILHFGRYAHHPGLVAPSAIQAPISGFVPHALTDDEIEATIEDFVTAAALARSAGYDGVEIMGSEGYLINEFIASATNRREDRWGGSYENRIRFPVEIVRRVRERVGTDFILIYRLSMLDLVPGGSTLDEVVRLAREIEAAGATIINTGIGWHEARIPTIATSVPRGAFTWVTEKVRGAVSVPLVTSNRINTPEVAEDILAAGRADMVSMARPFLADPDFVAKAREGRADAINTCIGCNQACLDHIFSGKVTSCLVNPRACHETELVLSPTRTRKRVAVVGAGPAGLACAVTAAERGHAVTLFDAADEIGGQLNVARRVPGKEEFNETLRYFRTRLAEEKVELRLGTAVGADGLDGFDEVVLATGVTPRTPAIPGVDHPSVVSYLDVLRHGAPVGDRVALVGAGGIGFDVAEFLTDGGDAASLDPEAFFRQWGVDTEYRERGGLGTAERPKASRTVHLLQRKASKVGAGLGKTTGWIHRTELRHRGVTMVSGVGYDRIDDEGLHVTVDGEQQLLPVDTIVLCAGQEPRRDLYEELLAAGRPAHLIGGADVAAELDAKRAIRQGTELAASL; translated from the coding sequence ATGAGCCCGTACCCGCATCTGCTGAGCCCGCTCGACCTCGGGTTCACCACCCTCCCGAACCGGGTCCTGATGGGGTCGATGCACATCGGCCTGGAAGAGGTCGAGAACGGCTTCGAGCGGATGGCCGCGTTCTACGCCGCCCGGGCCCGCGGCGGCGTCGGCCTCATGGTCACCGGCGGCATCGCGCCGAACGACGCCGGCTGCACCTTCCCCGGCGGCGCCAAGATGACCACCGAGGCGGAGGCCGCGCAGCACGCCCGGGTGACCTCGGCGGTGCACGAGGCGGGCGGCCGGATCGCGATGCAGATCCTGCACTTCGGCCGGTACGCGCACCACCCCGGCCTGGTGGCGCCGAGCGCGATCCAGGCGCCGATCAGCGGATTCGTCCCGCACGCCCTGACCGACGACGAGATCGAGGCGACGATCGAGGACTTCGTCACGGCGGCCGCGCTCGCGCGGAGCGCGGGCTACGACGGCGTCGAGATCATGGGCTCCGAGGGCTACCTGATCAACGAGTTCATCGCCTCCGCGACCAACCGTCGCGAGGACCGCTGGGGCGGCTCGTACGAGAACCGCATCCGCTTCCCCGTCGAGATCGTGCGCCGGGTCCGTGAGCGGGTCGGCACCGACTTCATCCTGATCTACCGCCTCTCGATGCTGGACCTGGTGCCCGGCGGGTCCACGCTGGACGAGGTCGTGCGGCTCGCCCGGGAGATCGAGGCGGCCGGGGCGACGATCATCAACACGGGCATCGGCTGGCACGAGGCCCGTATCCCCACCATCGCGACGTCGGTGCCGCGCGGCGCCTTCACCTGGGTCACCGAGAAGGTGCGCGGCGCCGTCTCCGTACCGCTGGTGACGAGCAACCGCATCAACACCCCCGAGGTCGCCGAGGACATCCTGGCGGCGGGCCGCGCGGACATGGTCTCGATGGCCCGGCCGTTCCTCGCCGACCCGGACTTCGTCGCGAAGGCGCGCGAGGGCCGCGCGGACGCGATCAACACCTGCATCGGCTGCAACCAGGCCTGCCTGGACCACATCTTCAGCGGCAAGGTCACCTCCTGCCTGGTCAACCCCCGGGCCTGCCACGAGACGGAACTCGTCCTGTCGCCGACGCGCACCCGTAAGAGGGTCGCGGTCGTCGGGGCCGGTCCGGCCGGGCTCGCCTGCGCCGTGACGGCCGCCGAGCGCGGGCACGCGGTCACGCTCTTCGACGCGGCGGACGAGATCGGCGGCCAGCTCAACGTGGCGCGCCGGGTGCCGGGCAAGGAGGAGTTCAACGAGACGCTGCGCTACTTCCGCACCCGGCTGGCGGAGGAGAAGGTCGAGCTGCGGCTCGGCACGGCGGTCGGCGCCGACGGGCTCGACGGCTTCGACGAGGTCGTCCTGGCGACCGGGGTCACCCCGCGCACGCCGGCGATCCCGGGCGTCGACCACCCCAGCGTCGTCAGCTACCTGGACGTGCTGCGGCACGGGGCGCCGGTGGGAGACCGGGTGGCCCTCGTCGGGGCGGGCGGGATCGGCTTCGACGTGGCCGAGTTCCTGACCGACGGCGGGGACGCGGCGAGTCTGGACCCCGAGGCGTTCTTCCGGCAGTGGGGCGTCGACACCGAGTACCGCGAGCGGGGCGGACTGGGCACCGCCGAGCGCCCGAAGGCGTCGCGCACCGTCCACCTGCTCCAGCGCAAGGCGAGCAAGGTCGGCGCGGGCCTCGGCAAGACGACGGGCTGGATCCACCGCACCGAACTCCGCCACCGCGGCGTCACGATGGTCTCCGGAGTCGGCTACGACCGGATCGACGACGAGGGACTGCACGTCACGGTCGACGGCGAGCAGCAGCTGCTGCCGGTCGACACGATCGTGCTCTGCGCCGGCCAGGAGCCCCGCCGGGACCTGTACGAGGAACTGCTCGCCGCGGGCCGTCCGGCGCACCTGATCGGCGGCGCCGACGTCGCGGCCGAACTGGACGCCAAGCGGGCGATCCGCCAGGGCACGGAACTCGCCGCCTCGCTCTGA
- a CDS encoding PadR family transcriptional regulator: MSLPHAILTALLEKPSSGLELTRRFDRSIGYFWSATHQQIYRELGKLEQAGQIRALEPAQPARGQKKEYEVLPAGREALSAWVARPEDPRQVRDPLLLRMRAAAVVGAPGLDAELRRHLGLHRSQLAEYLEIEERDFPPGRETAEDRLRHLVLRGGIDLENFWIGWLTRALDEDPETVASHAG; the protein is encoded by the coding sequence ATGTCACTCCCGCACGCGATCCTCACCGCCCTGCTCGAGAAGCCTTCGTCGGGGCTGGAGCTGACCCGCAGGTTCGACCGCTCGATCGGCTACTTCTGGTCGGCCACGCATCAGCAGATCTACCGCGAGCTGGGCAAGCTGGAGCAGGCCGGACAGATCAGGGCCCTGGAGCCCGCGCAGCCGGCCCGGGGACAGAAGAAGGAGTACGAGGTGCTCCCCGCCGGCCGCGAGGCGCTGTCCGCGTGGGTGGCCCGCCCGGAGGACCCCAGGCAGGTCCGCGATCCGCTGCTGTTGCGGATGCGGGCGGCGGCGGTCGTCGGGGCGCCCGGGCTGGACGCGGAGCTGCGGCGCCATCTGGGGCTGCACCGGAGTCAGCTCGCGGAGTACCTGGAGATCGAGGAGCGGGACTTCCCGCCCGGGCGCGAGACGGCGGAGGACCGGCTGCGGCATCTGGTGCTGCGCGGTGGCATCGATCTGGAGAACTTCTGGATCGGCTGGCTGACCCGCGCGCTGGACGAGGACCCGGAGACCGTGGCGTCGCACGCCGGGTGA
- a CDS encoding phosphatase PAP2 family protein — MMFAGSKPADREPDTSARPPLVRELLLVVGLFVIYKFGRQAANGHVDEAYHNAGRVWDLERAVHLPGEGAVQGLLLHDETLIHVANTYYATVHFPATLLFLGWLYWRRPRHYVWSRRILAVLTGAALALHLLFPLAPPRLLAATGLVDTGQVYGPTVYGSTPATDSMANQFAAMPSLHFGWAVMVGVGLVVATRSRWRWLWLLHPAVTLLVIVGTANHYWLDSIVVAALLSVAFAALRLPRAEPVRAHLPWPSTAGVPAHAVAAPRAASRSYASSGTGR, encoded by the coding sequence GTGATGTTCGCCGGTAGCAAGCCCGCCGATCGGGAGCCGGACACTTCTGCCCGACCGCCCCTCGTCCGCGAGCTTCTTCTCGTCGTAGGACTCTTCGTGATCTACAAGTTCGGCCGCCAGGCGGCCAACGGTCACGTCGACGAGGCGTACCACAACGCCGGGCGCGTGTGGGATCTCGAACGCGCCGTGCACCTGCCGGGCGAAGGCGCCGTGCAGGGCCTGCTGCTCCACGACGAGACCCTGATCCACGTGGCGAACACGTACTACGCCACCGTGCACTTCCCGGCCACCCTGCTCTTCCTCGGCTGGCTGTACTGGCGCCGCCCGCGCCACTACGTCTGGTCGCGCCGCATCCTCGCCGTGCTCACCGGCGCCGCACTGGCCCTGCACCTGCTCTTCCCGCTCGCCCCGCCGCGGCTGCTCGCCGCCACCGGACTGGTCGACACCGGCCAGGTCTACGGACCGACGGTGTACGGGTCGACGCCCGCCACCGATTCGATGGCGAACCAGTTCGCGGCCATGCCCTCGCTGCACTTCGGCTGGGCGGTCATGGTCGGCGTCGGCCTGGTCGTCGCCACCCGCTCGCGGTGGCGCTGGCTGTGGCTGCTGCACCCGGCGGTCACCCTGCTCGTCATAGTCGGCACCGCCAACCACTACTGGCTCGACTCGATCGTGGTGGCCGCCCTGCTCTCCGTCGCGTTCGCCGCGCTGCGGCTGCCGCGCGCGGAGCCGGTCAGGGCGCATCTGCCGTGGCCGTCCACGGCCGGTGTGCCGGCCCACGCCGTAGCCGCCCCACGCGCTGCGTCCCGTTCCTACGCATCGTCCGGGACCGGGCGATGA